The Anas acuta chromosome 12, bAnaAcu1.1, whole genome shotgun sequence sequence GACACAAGTACATGATTTTTCCAgtttgaggaaaaacagaagacagaggGTATTTTTCTTAAGATGGTCCTGGTGAAAATTCACACCTTTCCCAACGCAGCCTTTACAAAACATACCAACCACTTCTTTGGACGTAAACCAGAATGCATTAAAGTAGCCACAGTTAATTGAAGCAGTGCTACCCTAGAGGTAAGTAGAAATAAACTATCCAAATTGACTGAGTTTTTACAGTTTGTTGCACTTAAAGCTGAACCAGTTTTCTTGATGATTTTCCAAGTGtgaactttttttctggtttacTGTCTGGAATCATGTTAGCACTTCTCTCTGCGCTCAGCATTACTGAAGGACACTTTTCCCTGACTTTGTCTAGACCAGTTTGTGTTATGTTCCGGCAAAAATCCACATGGAGTGTTTGCAGTGATCTCCCATAGAGGGTCACTGCTTCCAATGTCTGGTCAGTGATCCGCACGCAGTTTTCCAGTTTGAGTGTCTTGAGGCTTGGGCAGTTCCTGAGAAGAAGCAAGAGGCAATCATCCGTAACATGGCCGCATCCAGAGAGGGTCAGAGATAGCAGGTTTGGACATCTGAAAACATAATCATTACAGGTGAGACTAGGGAAGAATAAATAATACACAGAGCTTGGAAAAGCCAGTGTCTTCAAGAATAAATCTTAAAGTTAGCAAAATACTTCCTCTTTTACCAGGAGGGTAAGAAAGCATGAGAAGGTGGGGGTGTATGTAGGTCTTAAAGCTCAACTTTACTAATCACAAAACTTAccttccttgctttttctgttggTGGCTACGTCTGTAGCTCAGTCGGTGCAGTGGGGAAGTGGATGCTTATACATGTATaggctgcagctgcagtgtttttttcctaaggagTTGCATGGTGTTGCCTTTCTCTGAGTTCAgagaaggaagacccagcagAGATCATAGGTTCAAGTCAGAATGGATTTGAGGACAGCTGAGTGAAGAGGCTGCTTTATAGACATGCTGAGCATGGGCAAGTAAGACACTCCCACTCTCGATCTTATGGAGATTTTTTGCTTGTTACTTGAACTCCTTGGTTTTACTGAGTAAGTGCCAGCTACTACCTACCTAATTGAGTGCTGTTGTTGGATTGCCACACAACTCTTAAGCCTCCATTCACATTATTGAACCTGTTATTGTATTACCGTTATTGTAACTCTACTGTTAAATGacacagaaaatttaaaaagcttgCTTTATTGTGTTGCTTGTGTAGAtccaggaaaatacagaaaagaccTGTTCCAAGTCAGTGTGGTGATGACTTACACTGTCCATGTGTATGCAACTGGAGCAGACTGGTTATTATTTGCTGTTGTGCTGAATAGGCACGTTTGCAAAGGCCCTTTGTGCCCCAACCTGCAAATCCTTCTGTACAGTGTTTGCTTTCTCGCTTCCAGCTCTCTCCAAGGAGCAGCAGTTGAGCTGTGCATCTACTTAGGTAGATAAACTTTAATGTTTCTGCATTAACATAGGACTTCTTTAGTTCTATTGTTGACAGTAAAAAATGATTACAGCAATGCTAATGGTGATCTTGTGGTCTTGGTGATCTTGGCAAGACTATTAGCTTGCGTCTGGCCTGCAGGAACTGTAAAAAGGTATCCATAAGTGCTTCCATAAACAGATCAGTTAGAAATGCAAGTGACCAAAAcaggaaaggttaaaaaaaaaaaaggattgacCCACAGTGTCATCAACAGAACAAAAGTACTCACAactcagaaagcaaagcttaaaattcatttgaattatgtttttctttgcacagaATGCTAGAAATTCTCTTGTGATAGAACTGCTTTAGGGGAAGGGTTGCTGCAAAAAGGCAGGAATTGGACTTGGGAAGGCTAAAATGGATGACACTGTCAGTGTTAATATACACGGACATTTTTAAGAGTGAAGATTTAACTTTTGCTGAACTTCGATGGACTTCCAGGTTGCTTGCTACCCCACAGGGtctgctttgcattttgtcCAGCAACCAATGTGAGTTTACAGATTCTGCAAAGGAAGGCACTTAAGTGTTAAACTGTTTCTACTGAGCTGTAGTCTGGTGTTCTCCTGAATTGTAATTTGTGATggcaaaaaaatagaaatagttaAGCGTGCCATCTTGGTACTAgacatttcagtgaaattagaGTATTTCTTTACATGTAATCTTTACTCAGCACTGATATGTTTCCTAATGGTATTTGGCTAATTAAGCCAAAGTTCTTATCAGTTGTTCTGGAACGATTACTTTTGAACTGTTGAACTTAAAATACACATTCTTTTCTGAACCCATATTTTAGTCCTTGGTTTGAGATTGTACTGTTGCTGGTTCTCACCAACACCCCGCATTCTGTTAGTACCGTgtgatttgttgttttgtttgtttgtttgttttataaattgcTAGGTCCAAATTGAACATTTTGCCTTCCATGCTGTGGCACTAAGCTGAAGGCTGGTTACACCACAAATGTGTGCCAT is a genomic window containing:
- the FBXL22 gene encoding F-box and leucine-rich protein 22 gives rise to the protein MHITQLNRECLLHLFSFLDKNSRKNLAKTCHKLLEVFQDPILWSLLNFNSPTELKKHNFLLGPALKYLSICWHSERVKVCNIEDWMKNNFQKDFCNKHENTVTDFLLEVGNRCPNLLSLTLSGCGHVTDDCLLLLLRNCPSLKTLKLENCVRITDQTLEAVTLYGRSLQTLHVDFCRNITQTGLDKVREKCPSVMLSAERSANMIPDSKPEKKFTLGKSSRKLVQL